From a single Macrobrachium rosenbergii isolate ZJJX-2024 chromosome 9, ASM4041242v1, whole genome shotgun sequence genomic region:
- the LOC136841969 gene encoding tigger transposable element-derived protein 7-like — protein MAIFSDWFLTHFIPAVCKHQEDVLKLPADEVKALLILDNAPAHPSGNQLEEEDDLMTRGERTAANINYNLKSVIFTVAAAWKTVKTNTLANAWKKLLYDDEIEYDFEGFEAKDFHRILHRSSQTDVTEDDVQTWFEDTEGDPGYQMMTEEITDDVIAGGSRDDSDDDDGGDETLPMKPKLSVVRESLYNFVNYIHLSTESEIQQYYQHFRAFKEIIIRKQQQPQKQLEIN, from the exons ATGGCAATCTTCAGTGACTGGTTCTTAACCCATTTCATACCAGCAGTATGTAAACACCAGGAAGATGTTCTCAAACTGCCAGCTGATGAGGTGAAGGCATTGCTCATCTTAGACAATGCACCTGCTCACCCGAGTGGTAACCAACTT gaagaggaagatgatctTATGACACGAGGGGAGAGAACAGCCGCTAACATAAACTACAACCTCAAATCAGTTATATTCACTGTTGCAGCTGCATGGAAAACCGTGAAAACAAACACCCTAGCCAACGCTTGGAAGAAACTTCTGTATGATGATGAGATAGAATACGATTTTGAAGGGTTTGAGGCCAAGGACTTTCATCGTATTCTTCATAGGTCGAGCCAAACAGACGTGACTGAAGATGATGTACAGACCTGGTTCGAAGACACAGAGGGTGACCCTGGATATCAGATGATGACAGAAGAGATAACTGATGACGTAATCGCTGGTGGCAGCAgagatgatagtgatgatgatgatggtggtgacgAAACATTACCCATGAAACCCAAGCTCTCTGTTGTACGTGAATCACTCTATAATTTCGTCAACTACATTCATTTGTCTACAGAAAGTGAGATCCAACAATATTATCAACATTTTAGAGCCTTCAAGGAAATAATCATCAGAAAACAACAACAGCCTCAAAAACAGCTAGAAATCAATTAG